The sequence CCGCACGGTCTCCACTTCGCGCCCGACCCCAGCAGTCAGAGCGCCTCCACCATCGGCGGTAATATCGCCGAGAATGCGGGTGGGCCGCATACGCTGAAATACGGCGTCACGACCAACCATATCCTGTCCATCCAGGTCGTCACGCCGGACGGCACGCTCGTCGAGGTGGGCGCTCAGGTCGAGGACCTGCCGGGATATGACCTCCTCGGACTCTACGTCGGCTCAGAAGGAACGTTCGGCATCATCACCGAGGCCACCGTCCGCCTCACGCCGGACCCGCCGGCGTGGCGAACGCTCCTGGCGGTGTTCGACACGCTCGACGACGCAACCAACACGGTCGGCGGCGTGTTTGCCGAGGGAATCGTTCCCGCCGCCGTCGAAATGATGGACGGCACGATCATCCAGTCGGTCGAGGCCGCCTTCCGCCTGGGCTTCCCGCTGGATGCCGCCGCCGTGCTCCTGATCGAACTGGATGGCCTTGAAGCGGGCCTTGACAGGAGCGAGCAGACCTGCCGCGCCGTCTGCGAGCGCTTCCACGCGCGCAGCGTACAGTCCGCCCGCAACGAAGAGGAGCGGACCGCTCTCTGGACCGCCCGCAAGAAGGGCGTCGGCACGTTGGGGCGCATATCGCGCAGCATGGTCACCCAGGACTGCGTGATCCCCCGCTCCTCGCTGCCGCGCGTGCTCAGCGCCATCAGCGGGATTGTCGCCGCTCACGGCCTGCGCGTGGCCAATATCTTCCACGCCGGCGACGGCAATCTGCACCCGATCGTCCTGTTCGACGAGCGAATCCCCGAGGAAGTGGAGCAGATGATCGCAACCAACCACGAGATAGTCGAACTCTGCCTCAGCATCGGCGGCAGCATCACCGGCGAGCACGGCGTGGGCGTGGAGAAACAGGATTTCCTCACCTTGCAGTTCTCGGAGGCCGATCTCGACGTCATGCGACGCATCCATACGGCGCTGGACCCGCGCGACCTCTGTAATCCCGGCAAGGTCTTCCCCGGCAGCAAAGGTTGTTCGCGAGGCTGCGTGACCACCGAATTCAACCTCGCCCGAAAGCGGGCCGCGGTATGAAACGCGGCCGGAATACCTCATCGGGAGGTGACGCATGATGCAGGACATCTCTTCCGCGCTGCGCCTGAAACTCGGCGCCCTGAACGTCGTGGACGGATCGAAGACCCCGTTCGGTGCGACTATCGCCGCGTTCCCCCGCGGCGAAGAGGAAGCCGCTTTCTGCATCGCGCGGGCCCGCGAGGCGGGACTACGCGTGGTCTGCGCGGGCGGCGGAGCCTATGTCGATTCGCTCGCCCCGCTCCCCCCGGCGTCGCTCCTCCTGTCCTCGCACCGAATGACCCGCATCGTTGAGCACCAGCCGGAGAATCTGGTGATGACGGCGGAGGCGGGGGTAACTCTCGCCACGCTGCAGGACGCCCTGCGCCGCCACCGGCAGTTCCTTCCCATCAACGTCCCCGACCCGGACACGGCCACCCTCGCCGGCATCGTTTCGGCGGCGGCCACCGGCTCGTGGCGGGCTGCCTATGGTCCCGTGCGCGACTGGGTGCTCGAAGTGAGGGGCATCGATGGTATGGCCCGGGACGTCCGCGGCGGCGCGCGCGTTGTTAAGAATGTCGCGGGATACGACATCCCCAAGCTCTATACCGGCAGCCGCGGCACGCTGGCGTTCATTACGCAGGTCACGTTCAAGGTCAGGCCGATGCCCGAGCAGGTAACCCGTCTCCTATTCTCCGCCGCGACGTGGGAAGCCCTCCACGCCCGGCTCGCGGCTCTCGCGGCCTCGGAAATACGCCCGACGATCGTCGAAGTGGTCCGCGCCGACATCCGTGACCCCGCCGAGCGCCCAACCGCCGTCATCACTCTGGAGGGCAGCGCCGAAACTGTCCAGTGGCAGGTGGTATCGTGCTCGGAGGTCCTGCGCGGCGAGGGCGCGATGATCGGCCGCGTGGATTACGCGCCGCAGCCTCCGCGGGGAGGCGATGTGGAGGTCACTGTCCGCGTCATCCCTTCCACGATCTGGGAGACGCTCGCGCGCGTCGCCGAATCCGGCTGGCGCGGTTCGGCCGCCTATTGCCCCGTGGAAGGGCGTATCTCCCTGCGTTGCACCGCGTACCCGGACACAATCGAACAGATTGAAGCCATCCGCGCGTATGTGGAGCCTCAGGGCGGAGGAGTGACCATCGAACGAATGCCGCGCGCATGGGCCGGCGTCGTCTCGCCGTTCGGCGCGCCCCGCCCGGACGCCCCATTGGCCCAGGCGATCAAGGCCGCCCTGGACCCGGACAACGTCTTCCCGACGCTTCCGAAATGAGATTTGAGGGCTGGGGGCTGAGGGCTGAGAGTAGAGCCAGACCTCCGGACAGGAGTTTCCCTGCCCGGAGGGCAGGTTTCCTGAACAGACGCCGGATTCATCCGGCTGGCCGGATGCCGGCCCTACCCCCTCAGCCCTACCCCCTCAGCCCTCAGCCTTCACCGCCTCTGCGCGGAGAGCTGGCGGATCAGCGATTGGGCGTCCCGCAAGTCAAGTAATAGCGTGGCATCCCCGGTCGCCTTATTCAGAATCGAGGCATCCACCGGCGTGGCCGGCGTCAGGCCGCCCGCTATCCGCAGGAGCCGCGCGATATCGCTCCAATGCGCGATCATAGAGGTCGCCGAAGACTCGAAGCAGCCCAGGTCCACGTGGCGCCCCTGAATGCGGGGCATTCCGTCCAGGTCTATGTCGCCGGCCGACACGTATTCATCGCGCCCCGCGTCTACGCAGGCAGATGTATCCAGCAAGCGATAGTCACCCTTCAGCAGGCTGTTGAACATCGGATAGACGCTGATATTGTTGTCCTTGCCGGACCGGTCGGTCTCGGAATAATTGGCGCCGTTGCCGTACACGCAATTGGAAAGGACTTTCGTCAATGGGATCGACCAGATCCCCGTATCGTTGAACGCCACGATGTTGTTCGCGACGATTCCTCCGTTCGGGGAAATCGCGATGCCGCGGTTGTTGACGAACGTGTTGTTGGCGATGATCCCCGTGCCCTGTACGCCGCTCACCGCCGAGTAGCCGCCACTCGACCCCGCGTTGTTGGAATCAAACAGGTTGTTTGTGACCAGCAAGGTACTGCCCTTGTCGCCATACACCGAGCCATACACCTGTGAGTTTGTGGACGCCGCGTTGCCCGAAAAGACATTGCCGACCACGGTCAGGAAACTGGACAAGCCGCCGACAACGTATGACGGATAGACCAGACTGTTGTTGTAGAACGCATTGTTTGTCAGGACGGGACTGCTGAAGCGGCACTGCACCGCGGCCCCCGTGTTCCGTGTAAAGACGTTGTTGCGGATATAGGGCGAAGCCCCGGAACAGGTGATGCCCGCCCCGTTCGAAGTCGTGATGCCCCCTCCCATAAGCACGAACCCATCGACCGCGCTCACGCGATACCCCCCACTCGCGCCGAGGATAGGGGTTTTCGATGCCGTGATAATCGTGGGAGTAGCGAGCCAGTCGCGCTGGTCCAGGGCGGTTTCCGTGCCCGCGAAGCCGCCATACAGGTAGCAGTACGGCGGGAGGACGATCATCGTCTTGACACTCGTCAGCAGCGTATAGGTGCCGCTTTGCACCCAGACGTCGCCTCCTATGGACGCGGCCAGGTCGATGCCGGCCTGAATGCTCTTCTTTGCCAGCGCCCACGACGAGCCGTCGTTGGAGTCCTTGCCGGTTGGGCTCACGCGAACGATATGGGGGCTGTACGTCCACGTTCTGCCGTCCGACTCGTCCGCGCCGATATCCACGTGTGCGCCCTGAATCCGCGGCTGGAGGTCGATATCTGTCTCGCCCGCCGCAACGACGCTGTCGTCACCCGCGTCCCGGCAAGGAGAGTCCGCCGCCAGGTGCAGGTTGCCGTACGCGTACACGGCAAACCGGGGGTCGGCCGTGAAATTCCCGTTGGCGCCGGACGGGTCGGTGCCGGCGAACTGCGTACCGATGAGGGGGAAGTTCTCAAACAGGCAGTTGTTGCGGTAGGTGGGCGGCTTCCCGTATGAGGAAAGATTCAGTTTCCCCAGATTGTACGCCACGATGTTGTTGACGATGAGGGCACTGGAGGAGCCGCTCATGGCGTAGCCGCTATTTCCGACGATCGTGTTGTTCGCGATGACGCCTGTGGCGCCTTTCAGGAGGATGACCGGGTAGATCACCTCACC is a genomic window of Armatimonadota bacterium containing:
- a CDS encoding FAD-linked oxidase C-terminal domain-containing protein; protein product: MMEAGFLDDLRGLLAPDAVLAEGAERAVYECDAYTVEKSAPNVVVLPSTSDEIVSIVRLCNRHGIPFLARGAGTGLSGGAIALGRTVIIGLARMNRVISVDAVNRRARVQAGVVNARVSKAAAPHGLHFAPDPSSQSASTIGGNIAENAGGPHTLKYGVTTNHILSIQVVTPDGTLVEVGAQVEDLPGYDLLGLYVGSEGTFGIITEATVRLTPDPPAWRTLLAVFDTLDDATNTVGGVFAEGIVPAAVEMMDGTIIQSVEAAFRLGFPLDAAAVLLIELDGLEAGLDRSEQTCRAVCERFHARSVQSARNEEERTALWTARKKGVGTLGRISRSMVTQDCVIPRSSLPRVLSAISGIVAAHGLRVANIFHAGDGNLHPIVLFDERIPEEVEQMIATNHEIVELCLSIGGSITGEHGVGVEKQDFLTLQFSEADLDVMRRIHTALDPRDLCNPGKVFPGSKGCSRGCVTTEFNLARKRAAV
- a CDS encoding right-handed parallel beta-helix repeat-containing protein gives rise to the protein MQQPIAGALIALALAAATLPAPAAIVYVDKNSPGPTHDGRSWQTAYTTVLVGYAGANAGDEVWVGPGAYTEAITLKPNVSLYGGFIGFELFRDMRLGIQGITKLMFSTSGTGVIISATGNVITESTVIDGFTFMQDPRGAFTGVAIRCDSASPTISHNVFTGMQLTPAGIISCTNAKAAIRDNTITACSSTGEVIYPVILLKGATGVIANNTIVGNSGYAMSGSSSALIVNNIVAYNLGKLNLSSYGKPPTYRNNCLFENFPLIGTQFAGTDPSGANGNFTADPRFAVYAYGNLHLAADSPCRDAGDDSVVAAGETDIDLQPRIQGAHVDIGADESDGRTWTYSPHIVRVSPTGKDSNDGSSWALAKKSIQAGIDLAASIGGDVWVQSGTYTLLTSVKTMIVLPPYCYLYGGFAGTETALDQRDWLATPTIITASKTPILGASGGYRVSAVDGFVLMGGGITTSNGAGITCSGASPYIRNNVFTRNTGAAVQCRFSSPVLTNNAFYNNSLVYPSYVVGGLSSFLTVVGNVFSGNAASTNSQVYGSVYGDKGSTLLVTNNLFDSNNAGSSGGYSAVSGVQGTGIIANNTFVNNRGIAISPNGGIVANNIVAFNDTGIWSIPLTKVLSNCVYGNGANYSETDRSGKDNNISVYPMFNSLLKGDYRLLDTSACVDAGRDEYVSAGDIDLDGMPRIQGRHVDLGCFESSATSMIAHWSDIARLLRIAGGLTPATPVDASILNKATGDATLLLDLRDAQSLIRQLSAQRR
- a CDS encoding FAD-binding oxidoreductase, whose translation is MMQDISSALRLKLGALNVVDGSKTPFGATIAAFPRGEEEAAFCIARAREAGLRVVCAGGGAYVDSLAPLPPASLLLSSHRMTRIVEHQPENLVMTAEAGVTLATLQDALRRHRQFLPINVPDPDTATLAGIVSAAATGSWRAAYGPVRDWVLEVRGIDGMARDVRGGARVVKNVAGYDIPKLYTGSRGTLAFITQVTFKVRPMPEQVTRLLFSAATWEALHARLAALAASEIRPTIVEVVRADIRDPAERPTAVITLEGSAETVQWQVVSCSEVLRGEGAMIGRVDYAPQPPRGGDVEVTVRVIPSTIWETLARVAESGWRGSAAYCPVEGRISLRCTAYPDTIEQIEAIRAYVEPQGGGVTIERMPRAWAGVVSPFGAPRPDAPLAQAIKAALDPDNVFPTLPK